A window of Campylobacter lari genomic DNA:
ACCAAGTCCTGTTCCTACTGAAGTAGAAATCACTACAGGTTGGAATTTAAAATCATCCACTCCATTATAATTTTTGATAGTAAGTTGAGCTATGCCACTACTTTTAGCTTGAGAACCTGTTTCAAATCTAGTTACACCTATTTTAGAACTTTGAGTTGGACCTATGCTAGCTTTTACGGTTTGATTTGACTGTGCACCTAGTTGAAATTCTTGATTTACAAAGTTTC
This region includes:
- a CDS encoding flagellin N-terminal helical domain-containing protein: TKTRNMLQADINRLMEELDNIANTTAFNGKQLLSGNFVNQEFQLGAQSNQTVKASIGPTQSSKIGVTRFETGSQAKSSGIAQLTIKNYNGVDDFKFQPVVISTSVGTGLG